Within the bacterium genome, the region GATAATAGAGGCATCTACCTCTTTTTTAAATGCAGATTCTGGTTTTATCTATCTTTCAAAAGATAAGGAGGGATTTATAAAAACAGTATCCTACGGAACAATTGAGATTCCAAATAAAATAGAAATAGGAAAGGGAGGTATTGGCTATGCTATTTCTGAAGAAAAACCCCTTATTTTATCAAGAAATGAATTACCTGAAATACAGGGTATAAGTCAAGCTATGATTGCACCTTTGTATGATAAAATGGGTTTAAAAGGTATATTTGGTCTTATCAGCTTAAATGCTAAATTTTCTGAAAATGACCTCTCTATATTTTCACAAATACAAGGAGAAATAAATCTCTGCCTTGAAATATTTAGGCTTTCCAAAAGCATCTATGAAGGTGTGCTTTTTTCTACAGTTCAATCTTTAGTTTCTGTTGTTGAGGCTATTGATCCACACCTTCGTGGTCATTCCTGGAATATGGCAAGGTATGCTGTAGCATTAGCATCCAAAATAGGTCTTCCAAAGATTCAGATTGAGGCTATAAAATATGGCTCCCTCCTTCATGGAGTAGGAAGAATTGGCATACCTGATAAGATATGGAAGAAAGGAGGTCCTCTTAATGAGGATGAATTAAAGGCAATGAGGGCACATGTAATCATTGGAGAAAAGATTGTAGAAAAGGCAGAATTTCCATTTGATGTAGCAAGCATTGTCAGATCCCACCATGAAAACTATGATGGAACAGGCTATCCAGATGGATTAAAAGGTGATGAGATACCAATAGGTGCAAGGATAATTGCATTAGCAAATGCTTGGGAGGCAATGACAGCTGAGCGACCATATCGCCAATCAAAAACAATGGAAGAGGCAATTGCTGAGATAAAAAGCAAAAAAGGAATTCAGTTTGACCCAGAAATGACAGATATTTTTCTT harbors:
- a CDS encoding HD-GYP domain-containing protein, giving the protein MNKEKLLNDISKICLQEDDYEIALFKIIEASTSFLNADSGFIYLSKDKEGFIKTVSYGTIEIPNKIEIGKGGIGYAISEEKPLILSRNELPEIQGISQAMIAPLYDKMGLKGIFGLISLNAKFSENDLSIFSQIQGEINLCLEIFRLSKSIYEGVLFSTVQSLVSVVEAIDPHLRGHSWNMARYAVALASKIGLPKIQIEAIKYGSLLHGVGRIGIPDKIWKKGGPLNEDELKAMRAHVIIGEKIVEKAEFPFDVASIVRSHHENYDGTGYPDGLKGDEIPIGARIIALANAWEAMTAERPYRQSKTMEEAIAEIKSKKGIQFDPEMTDIFLSMVER